The Streptomyces luteogriseus genome includes a window with the following:
- a CDS encoding LacI family DNA-binding transcriptional regulator: MAEGAPRRQPTLVEVAERAGVSRSVASRALNNAPHVSRSKREAVERAARQLGYVPNPSARALATRQTGAAALIVSGEDPSIFADPFYAQVIVGASQALEEADLHLMLCLAASDRGRTRVEELLRSRGADGVMLMALRENDPLTRMAQEAEIPVVFGGRPVGSAPRWYVDVDNVGGAREATEYLVSLGRTRVAAICGRLDTEAGRARYRGHRDALLAAGLDPLPPQEGDFTEPSGAAAMAVLLADHPDLDGVFAANDNMAAGALRMLRASGRAVPDDVAVVGFDDLTVAQVADPPLTTVHQPVTALGREMARMLVTLINGQEPTPLILPTRLVTRSSA, encoded by the coding sequence ATGGCAGAAGGTGCGCCGCGTCGGCAGCCGACGCTCGTCGAGGTGGCCGAACGCGCCGGTGTTTCCCGTTCCGTGGCTTCCCGTGCGCTCAACAACGCTCCTCACGTGAGCCGTTCCAAACGTGAGGCGGTCGAACGGGCTGCCCGGCAACTCGGCTATGTGCCCAATCCGTCCGCCCGTGCGCTCGCCACGCGGCAGACGGGTGCCGCCGCCCTGATTGTCTCGGGAGAGGATCCGTCGATCTTCGCGGACCCCTTCTACGCCCAGGTGATCGTGGGCGCGTCGCAGGCTCTGGAGGAGGCCGACCTGCATCTGATGCTGTGTCTGGCCGCGTCCGACCGGGGCCGCACACGGGTGGAGGAACTCCTCCGGTCCAGGGGGGCCGACGGCGTCATGCTGATGGCGCTGCGCGAGAACGATCCGCTGACCCGTATGGCCCAGGAGGCGGAGATACCCGTCGTGTTCGGAGGACGCCCGGTCGGTTCGGCTCCCCGGTGGTACGTGGACGTCGACAACGTCGGCGGAGCGCGGGAGGCCACCGAGTACCTGGTGTCGCTCGGCCGGACTCGCGTGGCCGCGATCTGCGGGCGTCTGGACACCGAGGCCGGGCGCGCCCGCTACCGCGGCCACCGGGACGCCTTGCTGGCGGCCGGCCTCGATCCGTTGCCGCCGCAGGAGGGAGACTTCACCGAGCCCAGCGGAGCAGCCGCCATGGCCGTACTGCTGGCCGACCATCCCGACCTGGACGGGGTGTTCGCCGCCAACGACAACATGGCGGCGGGGGCGCTGCGCATGTTGCGTGCGTCCGGCCGGGCGGTCCCTGACGATGTCGCCGTGGTGGGCTTCGACGACCTGACCGTCGCCCAGGTCGCCGATCCGCCCCTCACCACCGTCCATCAGCCCGTAACGGCGCTCGGACGGGAGATGGCGCGCATGCTCGTCACGCTCATCAACGGACAGGAACCCACCCCGTTGATCCTGCCCACACGGCTGGTCACCCGCTCAAGCGCCTGA
- a CDS encoding non-reducing end alpha-L-arabinofuranosidase family hydrolase yields the protein MNPLTRLGRRRASVLSLLAIGALMTPGAATAVPDTVRASTLGAQAAQSGRYFGTAVAAGRLGDGTYTTILDREFNSVTPENEMKWDATERSRGSFTFGPADQIVNRAAARGQRVRGHTLVWHSQLPGWVNSIRDANTLRSVMNNHITTVMNRYKGRIHSWDVVNEAFADGGSGQLRSSVFRDVLGTGFLEQAFRTARSADPAAKLCYNDYNIENWSDAKTQGVYRMVRDFKARGVPIDCVGLQAHFGAGGPPASFQTTLSNFAALGVDVQITELDIAQAPPNAYANTVRACMNVARCTGITVWGIRDSDSWRSQENPLLFDRNGNKKAAYQSALTSMGGSVAVKQAGTRSPRSAAALPSRFSWSSSGTLVSPKPDATHNIAGIKDPTVVQYNGKYHVFASTASSSGYNLVYLNFSDWSQAGSATHHYLDRSAIGKGYRAAPQVFYYAPQRLWYLVYQTGNASYSTNPDISNPNGWSAPRNFYSSMPDIIKQNIGNGHWVDMWVICDSANCYLFSSDDNGHLYRSQTSVGQFPNGFTNTVIAARDSKYALFEASNVYKVQGSNQYLLLVEAIGSDGRRYFRSWTTTSLAGSWTPLAASESNPFARANNVTFPSGAWTRDISHGEMIRAGYDQTLTIPACRLQYLYQGMNPNAGGDYDTLPWRLGLLTQTNATC from the coding sequence ATGAACCCGCTCACACGGCTCGGCCGTCGCCGAGCGTCGGTGTTATCCCTGCTGGCCATCGGCGCGCTGATGACGCCCGGTGCCGCGACCGCCGTACCCGACACCGTCCGGGCGTCCACGCTCGGGGCCCAAGCGGCCCAGTCCGGACGGTACTTCGGGACCGCGGTGGCCGCCGGAAGGCTGGGCGACGGCACGTACACCACCATCCTGGACCGCGAGTTCAACTCGGTCACACCCGAGAACGAGATGAAGTGGGACGCGACCGAGCGGTCCCGCGGCTCGTTCACCTTCGGCCCCGCCGACCAGATCGTCAACCGAGCGGCGGCCCGCGGTCAGCGCGTCCGCGGCCACACCCTCGTCTGGCACTCCCAACTGCCCGGCTGGGTCAACTCCATCAGGGACGCGAACACGCTGCGCAGCGTCATGAACAACCACATCACCACGGTGATGAACCGCTACAAGGGCCGCATCCACTCCTGGGACGTCGTCAACGAGGCCTTCGCCGACGGTGGCAGCGGCCAGCTGCGCAGCTCGGTCTTCCGGGACGTCCTGGGCACCGGCTTCCTCGAGCAGGCCTTCCGCACCGCGCGGTCCGCCGACCCCGCCGCCAAGCTCTGCTACAACGACTACAACATCGAGAACTGGAGCGACGCCAAGACCCAGGGCGTCTACCGGATGGTGCGCGACTTCAAGGCGCGCGGCGTGCCCATCGACTGCGTCGGCCTCCAAGCCCACTTCGGCGCCGGCGGCCCGCCCGCAAGCTTCCAGACGACGCTGTCGAACTTCGCCGCCCTCGGTGTCGACGTGCAGATCACCGAACTGGACATCGCGCAGGCACCCCCGAACGCGTACGCGAACACCGTCAGGGCCTGTATGAACGTGGCCCGCTGCACCGGCATCACCGTCTGGGGCATCCGCGACAGCGACTCCTGGCGCAGCCAGGAGAACCCCCTGCTGTTCGACCGCAACGGGAACAAGAAGGCGGCCTACCAGTCAGCGCTCACCTCGATGGGCGGCTCGGTCGCGGTGAAGCAGGCCGGCACCCGTTCACCCCGGTCCGCAGCCGCGCTGCCCTCCCGCTTCTCCTGGAGCTCCAGCGGCACGCTGGTATCGCCGAAGCCGGACGCCACCCACAACATCGCCGGCATCAAGGATCCGACGGTCGTCCAGTACAACGGCAAGTACCACGTGTTCGCCAGTACCGCGAGTTCCTCCGGGTACAACCTGGTCTACCTGAACTTCAGCGACTGGTCGCAGGCCGGCTCGGCCACGCACCACTACCTCGACCGCAGCGCCATCGGGAAGGGGTACCGAGCCGCGCCGCAGGTCTTCTACTACGCGCCGCAACGCCTGTGGTACCTCGTGTACCAGACCGGCAACGCCTCGTACTCGACGAACCCCGACATCAGCAACCCGAACGGGTGGAGCGCCCCGCGCAACTTCTACTCGTCGATGCCGGACATCATCAAGCAGAACATCGGCAACGGCCACTGGGTCGACATGTGGGTGATCTGCGACAGCGCCAACTGCTACCTGTTCTCCTCCGACGACAACGGACACCTGTACCGCTCCCAGACGAGCGTCGGCCAGTTCCCCAACGGCTTCACGAACACCGTCATCGCGGCCCGGGACTCCAAGTACGCCCTCTTCGAGGCGAGCAACGTGTACAAGGTGCAGGGCTCCAACCAGTATCTGCTCCTCGTCGAGGCCATCGGATCCGACGGGCGACGCTACTTCCGCTCCTGGACGACAACCAGCCTCGCCGGCTCCTGGACCCCGCTGGCCGCGTCCGAGAGCAACCCCTTCGCCAGGGCGAACAACGTCACCTTCCCGTCAGGAGCCTGGACCAGGGACATCAGCCACGGCGAGATGATCCGCGCCGGTTACGACCAGACACTCACCATCCCCGCCTGCCGGCTCCAGTACCTCTACCAGGGCATGAACCCCAACGCCGGCGGTGACTACGACACCCTGCCGTGGCGGCTGGGTCTGCTCACCCAGACGAACGCCACCTGCTGA
- a CDS encoding glycoside hydrolase family 27 protein: protein MVTVTASLTASAHSTASAAPGSPALTPPLGWNSWNSFGCGITETQVRQAADAMVSSGMRDAGYRYVVVDDCWFDPQRDAAGNLRANAAKFPSGMKALGDYIHGKGLKFGIYQVPGERTCAQATGGYPGSTGSRGHEAQDAATFASWGVDYLKYDWCSSSGTRDEQVARFTLMRDALRATGRPIVYSINPNSLHAITGAAYNWGEVADLWRTTEDLLDIWQNGNTNSYPMGVGNVLDVTAPLAAQSGPGHWNDPDMLVVGRPGLSLTESRSHFGLWALLGAPLMAGNDIRTMSADVSAILRNSRLLAVNQDPLGAGGRRVRDDGSTEVFAKPLSDGSVAVGLFNRGSGTATVTTTAAQVGLSGGAFTLTDLWTGGTSSTSGQISASVPAHGVAVFRVSGGSPLAATTSRLRGNGSGRCLDVDKASTTAGATVLIWDCHTAANQLWTTWAGGEIRVFGDKCLDAYDRGTVNGTRVITWPCNGQDNQKWTVGSDGSVRNVHAGLCLDVDRAGTANGTPLVLWTCNGQAGQKWNRA, encoded by the coding sequence ATGGTGACGGTCACGGCGTCCCTGACGGCCTCCGCTCACTCCACCGCCTCGGCCGCGCCCGGCAGCCCGGCGCTCACCCCACCCTTGGGCTGGAACAGCTGGAACAGCTTCGGGTGCGGGATCACCGAGACCCAGGTTCGTCAGGCCGCCGACGCGATGGTGTCCTCGGGCATGCGGGACGCCGGCTACCGCTATGTGGTGGTCGACGACTGCTGGTTCGACCCGCAGCGAGACGCGGCGGGCAACCTGCGGGCCAATGCGGCCAAGTTTCCGAGTGGGATGAAGGCGCTGGGGGACTACATCCACGGCAAGGGCCTGAAGTTCGGCATCTACCAGGTGCCGGGCGAGCGCACCTGCGCGCAGGCCACCGGAGGCTACCCGGGATCCACGGGCAGCAGGGGGCACGAGGCTCAGGACGCCGCCACGTTCGCCTCATGGGGCGTCGACTACCTCAAGTACGACTGGTGCTCCTCCAGTGGCACCCGTGACGAGCAGGTCGCGCGTTTCACGCTCATGCGCGATGCCCTGCGTGCCACCGGGCGGCCGATCGTCTACAGCATCAACCCCAACAGCCTCCACGCCATCACCGGCGCCGCATACAACTGGGGCGAGGTCGCCGACCTGTGGCGGACGACCGAGGACCTCCTCGACATCTGGCAGAACGGCAACACCAACAGCTATCCGATGGGCGTCGGCAACGTCCTGGACGTCACCGCGCCGCTGGCGGCGCAGTCGGGACCAGGGCACTGGAACGACCCCGACATGCTGGTCGTCGGCCGGCCCGGTCTGTCGCTGACCGAGTCCCGCTCGCATTTCGGCCTCTGGGCGCTGCTGGGCGCACCGCTCATGGCCGGCAACGACATCCGCACCATGTCCGCCGACGTGAGCGCGATCCTGCGCAACTCCCGCCTGCTGGCGGTGAACCAGGACCCGCTGGGCGCGGGCGGGCGCAGGGTGCGTGACGACGGCAGCACCGAGGTGTTCGCCAAGCCGTTGTCCGACGGCTCGGTCGCGGTGGGCCTGTTCAACCGGGGAAGCGGCACGGCGACGGTCACCACCACGGCTGCGCAAGTCGGCCTGTCCGGCGGGGCGTTCACCCTCACGGACCTGTGGACCGGCGGCACTTCCAGCACGTCCGGGCAGATCTCGGCGAGCGTCCCCGCGCACGGCGTGGCCGTGTTCCGGGTGAGCGGGGGCAGCCCGCTCGCCGCCACCACCTCGCGGCTGCGTGGCAACGGGTCCGGCCGCTGCCTGGACGTGGACAAGGCCTCCACCACGGCCGGGGCCACGGTACTGATCTGGGACTGCCACACGGCCGCCAACCAACTGTGGACCACGTGGGCCGGTGGCGAGATCCGTGTCTTCGGCGACAAGTGCCTGGACGCCTACGACCGGGGCACCGTCAACGGCACCCGCGTCATCACCTGGCCCTGCAACGGCCAGGACAACCAGAAATGGACCGTCGGCTCCGACGGGTCGGTCCGCAACGTCCACGCCGGGCTGTGCCTCGACGTCGACCGGGCCGGCACCGCCAACGGAACCCCGCTGGTCCTGTGGACCTGCAACGGCCAGGCCGGCCAGAAGTGGAACCGCGCGTGA
- a CDS encoding glycoside hydrolase family 43 protein, with translation MTKENGTSRRVHEAGPGHFTNPVIPGFHPDPSVCRVGDDYYLACSSFEYFPGVPLFHSRDLVHWTQIGNALDRPEQLRLPASTPSSGGIYAPTLRHHDGRFWLIVTNCSEGGGNLIVTATDPAGPWSDPIRAPGVPGIDPDLAWDEDGTCWCTVAGVSQVRIDPSTGKTYGTPRRLWSGGPGAKAPEAPHLYRIGDYWYLLIAEGGTERGHGVSIARGRTPAGPFEPCPANPILTHRGTDHPVQNTGHADLVQGLDGSWWMVLLGVRPCGGTPGWHVLGRETFLAPVTWVDDWPVVGEVALDLPELPWPLSPGPVVQPRDDFELTGLGPSWISLRDRPAAHCTTEERPGWLTLRARGGSLDESDVVFTGRRQQHPSCRARTLVDAAEGGGGLAVRLDERHHYAVEVSGTRVRVVARVGSLRTVVAARSVPAGPVVLAVTITEPPSPHGPCTGPDVVSLGFEEPDGAFTELATLDGRYLSTEVAGGFTGRVIGMYAAAGTVHFDWFDYEPLDG, from the coding sequence ATGACCAAGGAAAACGGGACCTCCCGCCGGGTGCATGAGGCAGGGCCCGGACACTTCACCAACCCCGTGATCCCCGGCTTTCACCCCGACCCGAGCGTCTGCCGCGTCGGCGACGACTACTACCTGGCCTGCTCCAGCTTCGAGTACTTCCCCGGAGTGCCCCTCTTCCACAGCCGTGACCTGGTGCACTGGACGCAGATCGGCAACGCCCTGGACCGGCCCGAGCAACTGCGCCTGCCCGCCTCCACGCCCTCCTCCGGCGGGATCTACGCCCCGACCCTGCGCCACCACGACGGCCGCTTCTGGCTGATCGTCACCAACTGCAGCGAGGGCGGCGGCAACCTGATCGTCACGGCCACCGACCCGGCCGGACCGTGGTCGGATCCCATCCGGGCGCCGGGGGTTCCGGGCATCGATCCCGACCTCGCCTGGGACGAGGACGGCACCTGCTGGTGCACGGTCGCCGGGGTCTCCCAGGTCCGTATCGACCCGTCCACCGGGAAGACGTACGGGACACCGCGCAGGCTCTGGTCCGGCGGGCCCGGCGCCAAGGCCCCGGAGGCGCCGCATCTGTACCGGATCGGCGACTACTGGTACCTGCTCATCGCCGAGGGCGGTACCGAGCGCGGCCACGGTGTCTCGATCGCCAGGGGCCGTACCCCCGCCGGTCCGTTCGAGCCGTGCCCGGCCAACCCGATCCTCACCCATCGCGGCACCGACCACCCCGTCCAGAACACCGGGCACGCCGACCTGGTCCAAGGCCTCGACGGCTCCTGGTGGATGGTGCTGCTCGGCGTGCGACCGTGCGGCGGCACGCCGGGCTGGCACGTGCTCGGCCGGGAGACCTTCCTGGCCCCCGTGACCTGGGTGGACGACTGGCCGGTCGTCGGCGAGGTCGCCCTGGACCTGCCCGAACTCCCGTGGCCGCTCTCCCCCGGACCCGTCGTGCAGCCCCGGGACGACTTCGAGCTCACCGGACTCGGGCCGTCCTGGATCTCCCTGCGCGACCGGCCCGCCGCACACTGCACCACCGAGGAGCGCCCCGGGTGGCTGACGCTCCGCGCCCGGGGCGGCTCCCTGGACGAGTCCGACGTGGTGTTCACCGGCCGGCGCCAGCAGCATCCGTCGTGCCGGGCCCGCACGCTGGTCGATGCCGCGGAGGGCGGCGGTGGCCTCGCCGTCCGGCTCGACGAGCGGCACCATTACGCGGTCGAGGTGTCCGGCACCCGGGTGCGGGTGGTCGCTCGCGTCGGCTCCCTGCGCACGGTCGTGGCCGCACGGTCCGTGCCCGCCGGGCCGGTGGTCCTCGCCGTCACGATCACGGAACCGCCGTCTCCGCACGGGCCGTGCACGGGACCCGACGTCGTCTCCCTCGGCTTCGAGGAGCCCGACGGCGCGTTCACCGAGCTGGCGACCCTCGACGGCCGCTACCTGTCGACCGAGGTCGCCGGCGGCTTCACCGGTCGCGTCATCGGCATGTACGCCGCGGCAGGCACCGTCCACTTCGACTGGTTCGACTACGAGCCCCTCGACGGCTGA
- a CDS encoding SpoIIE family protein phosphatase has product MAGKQEARAAVLVVGPDGVVSGWSESGRLLLGWPAEDAVGRPVTDLLAAPPPPGFPESSGSGPGQAELLPLRHRDGSTVDALVSAHPLFGADGRLLGHAMTVHRWERRPVIADLAFEQCPFALGVYDPELRFLWVNASACRVMAHSEEQVLDEKYRELFPDLDDRAYTDKLSEVARTGDPARLITVFRPLGSDYANAWATSMWPVRDAEGRVRAVANWGFDMSAEYWARQRLLMLNEASGGIGRTLDVLGTAQELARTPVPGFADLVTVDLFDEVLRGEEPPLSPASGEAIALRRAARHSTAYDTDQASGHPAPVGHAPDSVAARCMATGRSTVQLATEPGPGGEWAFGPGLAADPAHWPPGNPLIDESLAAQRTTGRITVPLRARGALLGVVAFSRSDRPEAFTADDLILAEELTAKAAVAIDNARRYARERTTALTLQRSLLLQRLPVQEALEVASRYLPAGTGSEVGGDWFDVIPLSGARTALVVGDVVGHGLHASASMGRLRTAVRTLADVDLPPDELLTHLDDLVIHLASDLQPAGGFQPTGEFGATCLYTVYDPVSRRFTLASAGHPLPLVISPDGTRAPVPARPGPPLGIGGLPFEAVELELPEGSLLALYTDGLVGSRERDADQGVAALLRVLNRPATSLEGLCDTVIDAMLVERRTDDAALLLARTRALDPQHVADWDVPPDPAQVPRARKFALDQLEAWGLEEASFVTELVVSELVTNAIRYGEPPIMLRLIRDISLICEVSDASSTAPHLRRARAFDEGGRGLLLVAQLTQGWGTRHTTYGKTIWCAQTLGEPQTL; this is encoded by the coding sequence ATGGCCGGCAAGCAGGAGGCCCGCGCTGCCGTGCTTGTGGTGGGGCCGGACGGCGTGGTGAGCGGCTGGAGCGAGAGCGGGCGGCTGCTGCTGGGCTGGCCGGCGGAGGACGCCGTCGGGCGCCCGGTCACCGACCTGCTGGCCGCTCCCCCACCACCCGGCTTCCCCGAGAGCTCCGGCAGCGGTCCCGGCCAGGCGGAGCTCCTCCCCCTGCGCCACCGGGACGGTTCCACGGTCGACGCCCTGGTGTCGGCTCATCCGCTGTTCGGCGCCGACGGCCGGCTGCTGGGCCACGCGATGACCGTCCACCGCTGGGAACGCCGCCCGGTGATCGCCGACCTGGCCTTCGAGCAGTGCCCCTTCGCTCTGGGCGTCTACGACCCTGAGCTGCGGTTTCTGTGGGTCAACGCCTCCGCGTGCCGAGTGATGGCGCACTCCGAGGAGCAGGTGCTCGACGAGAAGTACCGCGAGCTGTTCCCCGATCTGGACGACAGGGCGTACACCGACAAGCTCTCCGAGGTGGCGAGAACCGGTGACCCCGCGCGTCTCATCACCGTCTTCCGTCCGCTCGGCAGCGACTACGCCAACGCCTGGGCGACCAGCATGTGGCCCGTACGGGATGCCGAGGGCAGGGTCCGCGCGGTCGCCAACTGGGGATTCGACATGAGCGCCGAGTACTGGGCCCGGCAGCGCCTGCTCATGCTCAACGAGGCCAGTGGTGGCATCGGCCGGACACTCGACGTGCTGGGCACCGCCCAGGAACTGGCCAGGACCCCGGTCCCGGGGTTCGCCGACCTCGTCACCGTCGATCTCTTCGACGAGGTGCTGCGCGGAGAGGAACCACCCCTGTCCCCTGCCTCCGGTGAAGCCATCGCGCTCCGCCGCGCCGCCCGGCACAGCACGGCGTACGACACCGACCAGGCCTCCGGGCACCCTGCCCCGGTCGGTCACGCTCCCGATTCCGTCGCCGCCCGTTGCATGGCCACCGGCAGGTCCACGGTTCAGCTCGCGACCGAGCCCGGTCCTGGCGGCGAGTGGGCCTTCGGGCCCGGGCTCGCCGCAGACCCGGCGCACTGGCCGCCGGGCAATCCGTTGATCGACGAGTCCCTCGCGGCGCAGCGGACGACCGGCCGTATCACCGTGCCGCTCCGGGCGCGCGGCGCGCTGCTCGGCGTGGTCGCGTTCTCCCGCAGCGACCGGCCCGAGGCCTTCACGGCCGACGACCTGATCCTCGCCGAAGAGCTCACCGCCAAAGCGGCCGTCGCCATCGACAACGCCCGTCGGTACGCACGCGAGCGCACGACCGCGCTGACCCTGCAGCGCAGCCTGCTGCTGCAGCGGCTGCCGGTCCAGGAGGCACTCGAGGTGGCGTCCCGCTACCTGCCCGCCGGGACCGGCTCGGAAGTGGGCGGTGACTGGTTCGACGTCATTCCGCTCTCCGGTGCCCGGACCGCCCTGGTCGTCGGCGACGTGGTCGGTCACGGCCTGCACGCCTCGGCCAGCATGGGCCGGCTGCGCACGGCGGTCCGCACGCTCGCCGACGTGGATCTGCCACCGGACGAGTTGCTGACCCACCTGGACGACCTGGTCATCCATCTCGCCAGCGATCTCCAGCCCGCCGGCGGCTTCCAGCCGACGGGCGAGTTCGGGGCCACCTGCCTTTACACCGTCTACGACCCGGTCTCCCGCCGCTTCACCCTGGCGAGCGCAGGTCACCCGCTGCCGCTGGTCATCTCCCCGGACGGAACCAGGGCCCCGGTTCCCGCCCGGCCGGGGCCACCGCTCGGTATCGGAGGGCTGCCGTTCGAGGCGGTCGAGCTCGAGCTGCCCGAGGGCAGCCTGCTCGCCCTCTACACCGACGGACTGGTGGGGAGCCGCGAGCGCGATGCCGACCAGGGGGTCGCCGCGCTGCTGCGGGTCCTGAACCGTCCGGCCACGTCGCTGGAGGGCCTGTGTGACACGGTCATCGACGCCATGCTCGTCGAACGCCGCACCGACGACGCCGCCCTGCTGCTCGCCCGCACCCGCGCGCTGGATCCCCAGCATGTCGCCGACTGGGACGTCCCACCCGACCCCGCACAGGTGCCGCGCGCCAGGAAGTTCGCCCTCGACCAGCTGGAGGCCTGGGGCCTGGAGGAGGCGTCGTTCGTCACCGAACTGGTCGTCAGCGAGCTGGTCACCAACGCCATCAGATACGGCGAGCCCCCGATCATGCTGCGGCTGATTCGCGACATCTCCCTGATCTGCGAGGTTTCCGACGCCAGCAGCACCGCACCGCACCTGCGCCGGGCACGCGCCTTCGACGAAGGCGGCCGGGGCCTGCTGCTCGTCGCCCAGCTCACCCAGGGGTGGGGCACCCGGCACACCACCTACGGCAAGACGATCTGGTGTGCTCAGACCCTTGGCGAGCCCCAGACGCTTTGA
- a CDS encoding HEAT repeat domain-containing protein: MVPINATDVTPQNTRVTNALSAQDLSIRLQAAMAVGSNPDPVFLEPLVERCAVEPDFFVRDTLSWALTRLPPEITLPRLRRELDSERTQARSQALHTLSKIGDRSTWAWITRDMLRDADDEAARTAWRVAVVLVPEDEEKELAGELVLQLGRGDRKVQLSLSRALAELGDVIKPALERAAESSDPAVAAHARATELLRQNPETAFDAVLDEARRVVALGPERAAEASEAGGC, from the coding sequence GTGGTCCCGATCAACGCGACCGACGTGACGCCGCAGAACACCCGAGTGACCAACGCCCTGAGCGCCCAGGACTTGTCGATCCGGCTTCAGGCGGCCATGGCGGTCGGCTCGAACCCCGACCCCGTGTTCCTGGAGCCGCTCGTCGAGCGGTGCGCGGTCGAGCCGGACTTCTTCGTACGAGACACGCTGTCCTGGGCGCTGACCCGTCTCCCGCCGGAGATCACCCTGCCCCGGCTGCGCCGGGAGCTCGACTCCGAGCGCACCCAGGCCCGCAGCCAGGCGCTGCACACCCTCTCCAAGATCGGCGACAGGAGCACCTGGGCCTGGATCACCCGCGACATGCTGCGGGACGCCGATGACGAGGCCGCGCGGACCGCGTGGCGCGTCGCGGTCGTTCTCGTGCCCGAGGACGAGGAGAAGGAGCTGGCCGGCGAACTGGTTCTGCAGCTCGGCCGCGGCGACCGGAAGGTGCAGCTGAGCCTGAGCCGGGCCTTGGCCGAGCTCGGCGACGTGATCAAGCCCGCCCTGGAGAGGGCCGCGGAGAGTTCCGACCCGGCGGTGGCCGCGCACGCCCGTGCCACCGAGCTGCTCCGGCAGAACCCGGAGACCGCGTTTGACGCGGTCCTCGACGAGGCGAGGCGCGTGGTCGCACTCGGTCCGGAACGAGCCGCGGAGGCTTCGGAGGCCGGGGGTTGCTGA
- a CDS encoding HEAT repeat domain-containing protein, giving the protein MLIGDVARRSGVSTRMLRHYDALGLVRPTGRTVGGYREYSAEDVRRIFHVESLRSLGLSLKQIGRALEDPALTPSALVGELIRQAEERLAREQELLERLRAIDASAPTDWQAVLRIAELMRELHSASAAQRQQAVLARPEDVPVPPELLAEAVLTESDPHVAGALRWALARSGGDGVPALRGGMHAEDADVRRRAVLALAEMPEAPGAAAVLEDALGDPDTTVRRHAALALGRQGVAAAVPTLVGMVVEGSNDVDAAEVLGTLSLDPGCTDRITTALIDELAAPTADSATRIRLAQALVELAGTAAQEVLCQLAHDDDGAVALVASALVGVLTERTVADHADDHPPCPSP; this is encoded by the coding sequence TTGCTGATCGGCGATGTGGCCCGGCGCTCCGGGGTGAGCACACGGATGCTCCGGCACTACGACGCCCTGGGGCTGGTGCGGCCCACGGGCCGCACCGTCGGTGGCTACCGCGAGTACTCCGCCGAGGATGTCCGCAGGATCTTCCACGTGGAGAGCCTGCGGTCCCTCGGGCTCTCGCTCAAGCAGATCGGCCGCGCGCTGGAGGACCCGGCCCTCACGCCGTCCGCCCTGGTCGGCGAACTCATCCGGCAGGCGGAGGAGCGCCTGGCGCGAGAACAGGAGCTGCTCGAGCGGCTCCGCGCGATCGACGCGTCGGCGCCCACCGACTGGCAGGCAGTGCTGCGCATCGCCGAACTCATGCGGGAACTCCACTCGGCCAGCGCCGCCCAAAGACAGCAGGCCGTCCTGGCCCGGCCGGAGGACGTGCCGGTACCCCCCGAACTGCTGGCCGAGGCGGTCCTGACCGAGTCCGACCCGCATGTCGCGGGAGCCCTGCGCTGGGCGCTCGCCCGCTCGGGCGGCGACGGCGTGCCGGCGTTGCGCGGCGGCATGCACGCGGAGGACGCCGACGTCCGGCGGCGCGCCGTGCTGGCGCTCGCCGAGATGCCCGAGGCTCCGGGTGCGGCCGCGGTGCTCGAGGACGCCCTCGGGGACCCGGACACGACGGTGCGCAGGCACGCGGCTCTGGCTCTGGGCAGGCAGGGGGTGGCCGCGGCCGTGCCCACACTCGTCGGCATGGTGGTGGAGGGATCCAACGACGTGGACGCGGCGGAGGTTCTGGGAACGCTGTCCCTGGACCCCGGCTGCACGGACCGGATCACGACTGCCCTGATCGATGAACTGGCCGCGCCCACCGCGGACTCCGCGACGCGGATCCGCCTGGCCCAGGCGCTGGTCGAGCTCGCGGGGACCGCCGCGCAGGAGGTTCTGTGCCAACTGGCCCACGACGACGACGGCGCCGTCGCTCTCGTCGCCTCGGCCCTGGTCGGAGTTCTCACGGAGCGGACCGTCGCAGACCACGCCGACGACCATCCTCCGTGCCCATCTCCATGA